In Fimbriimonadaceae bacterium, the genomic window AGCCGCTATCATCAGCTGTATCGGCGTCTCACCGGCCTCACGCCGGTGGCGGTCCCGGCAGGCTCTGAAACCTTGGCCGAGGTCGACCGGTAGATTAGGTACGAATTCATGTTGGAAGTCCGGCGTCTCGTCAAGGACTATCGTCGCCTGAGGGCGGTCAACGACCTTAGCTTTGACCTGAAGGGAGGCGAGATTGTCGGTCTGCTTGGACCCAATGGCGCCGGAAAGACAACCGCCCTTCGATGCATCGGCGGCATCCTAAAGCCGACCTCCGGCCAAGTCCTGATCAATGGCCACGACATCGTCACCGATCAGGCAAAAGCCAAATCAAGCATGGCATTTGTCCCGGAGGTTCCGGCGATGTACGAGTTGCTGACCGTCGACGAGCATCTCAAATTCATTGCGATGTGCTTTGGGACCCTCGATGTCTATGAGACTCAGGGCACGGCCCTGCTGGACCGCTATAACCTATTGGAAAAGCGCAACGAACTGGTGGCCACACTGAGCAAGGGCATGAGGCAA contains:
- the ecsA gene encoding ABC-type transporter ATP-binding protein EcsA is translated as MLEVRRLVKDYRRLRAVNDLSFDLKGGEIVGLLGPNGAGKTTALRCIGGILKPTSGQVLINGHDIVTDQAKAKSSMAFVPEVPAMYELLTVDEHLKFIAMCFGTLDVYETQGTALLDRYNLLEKRNELVATLSKGMRQKLSIACAFVHNADVFLFDEPLIGIDPAGVHEVKSEILRARNDGKTILVSTHLLDTAEKLCDRVIIIARGSKVAEGSLDQLRTTANLEGADLEEIFLRLTEDQPQEPVA